Proteins encoded together in one Cellulomonas gilvus ATCC 13127 window:
- a CDS encoding helix-turn-helix transcriptional regulator, producing the protein MLSAPPRVKRPPDLSIGSVFAWIAHTLGTGRGEIGAAEIAALLGPMGCETTFPHGPASRASVHVVSVEKMLLIRYRGSPFSARFRREAVGAVDGPRISVVELVHAGRGRFVQDDRARDVVAGDAILHPPIGEYLVEWLDDECERTYAVMSTRLFGRRADPVLHDDDLVQRAAPLLPAAVELLDVLVDEPEPLVATVASQTLYALLATTVAGAIGPAEPSDGGVLRDRARDVLQRRYAEPELDADAVARELRVSRRHLFAQFDGENDSLASTLRDIRLEHAAELLASGDRALTVRRIARASGFGGATQLARAFRARFGLTPTQFRSAALRANGLAEL; encoded by the coding sequence ATGCTCTCCGCACCTCCCCGCGTGAAGCGGCCACCCGACCTGTCCATCGGCTCCGTCTTCGCGTGGATCGCGCACACGCTCGGCACCGGGCGCGGGGAGATCGGTGCGGCGGAGATCGCGGCTCTGCTGGGCCCGATGGGCTGCGAGACGACGTTCCCGCACGGCCCCGCCTCACGCGCGAGCGTGCACGTGGTCAGCGTCGAGAAGATGCTGCTGATCCGCTACCGCGGGTCACCGTTCTCCGCCCGCTTCCGGCGGGAGGCCGTCGGCGCGGTGGACGGACCGCGCATCTCGGTCGTCGAGCTCGTGCACGCCGGGCGGGGTCGGTTCGTCCAGGACGACCGCGCGCGTGACGTGGTCGCGGGGGACGCGATCCTGCACCCGCCGATCGGCGAGTACCTCGTCGAGTGGCTGGACGACGAGTGCGAGCGGACCTACGCCGTGATGAGCACCCGGCTGTTCGGGCGGCGAGCCGATCCGGTGCTGCACGACGACGACCTGGTCCAGCGCGCCGCCCCGCTGCTCCCCGCCGCGGTCGAGCTGCTCGACGTGCTCGTGGACGAGCCCGAGCCGCTCGTCGCGACGGTGGCGTCGCAGACGCTGTACGCGCTGCTCGCCACGACCGTCGCGGGGGCGATCGGGCCCGCCGAGCCGTCCGACGGCGGCGTGCTCCGCGACCGCGCGCGCGACGTGCTGCAGCGGCGCTACGCGGAGCCCGAGCTCGACGCGGACGCGGTGGCCCGTGAGCTGCGCGTGAGCAGACGGCACCTGTTCGCGCAGTTCGACGGCGAGAACGACAGCCTCGCCTCGACGTTGCGGGACATCCGGCTCGAGCACGCCGCCGAGCTGCTCGCGAGCGGCGACCGCGCGCTGACGGTGCGGCGCATCGCGCGTGCGTCGGGGTTCGGCGGCGCGACGCAGCTGGCGCGTGCGTTCCGCGCCCGGTTCGGCCTCACGCCGACGCAGTTCCGGTCCGCCGCCCTGCGCGCGAACGGCCTCGCCGAGCTCTGA
- a CDS encoding DUF5979 domain-containing protein, giving the protein MTTVPAAAADPQYLALTKTVSQAELAPGDSYTYRVQVTCSEASCLDAVLVDTMGDLAGHTLTGVTFKASQPALTYAATWTSAGVTSATAPTTIAADTQLRVAFTQPTVSPTGTGIQAGLTFTVDMTVKVPTDLAPGTDVTLDNDATVTASNSAPADDSATVHVVVPIVVDVATTKTWSPASQAFDEGGASAIAISTTNASNARVDRLVLQEPAAAPDGASALPATNPFRLVDLDGLASSAVPAQCSTVRVDAYVLAGGAWRWVLGDPDDGVALPAGVAAADVAGVRITCEGDLPVGARLALDLDVTQRATDRVSGTDLSTATHSVTNVVSGTAALAGHAPVTRSAQAPYQVVPARLGTQITKDFSPQRVSAGQSSTLSLVAAQTSDVAVAELRVADLGFFGVDPSFGGFATAPQWPTGATAASVVYHLSDGGTQEVGLARGEVPAGPSTPGAVHVTGFEVVFTGVIAPNADPARLEVAVGTVERTTGAPASFDNTATVTVTAPNGTTATGTDTARLTELPASIGVDLVKTVRPGTAVRPGDRAVVELETDLRVSSSYVTADELTVTDAWDGAATGFWNAFDLEAVAPTQVPSGVAVEVQVQTAVGTWVTVATEPARGATWLLELDAAALTGALPPGVDLRDVTGVRFAFTDADGFEENVTVVPYLVTTARGTLRTGGPLATGQTALTNAAAAQGSGETDGGTPVTGGADAGDDGVVEPTPPGVGDVSVDKRWSSATVAAQSGQQRSTTLTWRSRTGLSAVAISDPAAPAAVADTVFDAFDLVRVRPVATSSTPFSNGWYLRYDRVTAVELFLPDGAGGFAWATVAPPAGGWTSSTGFVGLTLSAQQRADARGVRVVLEEDTAAREAARELGAAFDPFAPAPGTGVAAASTDRAFVLDWQVRQVRRSAQEWVTGTTDFGTGEPGVVRNTVEARGTRLAGGPDAVGTDHDDIVVTDAVPLVVIAKSVTPTTPLYVPRPDTVDAGSWPVRTFTITARNDSVAKASYVRVTDPACSDFDVQQGCALAQATADPFAATVDWLAPGSAPSMFDRFDLTRVQLAASVPAEVDLTRSVAWLLRYDGTGYTSESTTAAALVAMTPAQLADVVGVSVTFQGTDPATTGGTISRDDVLTLTLTTRLRTHLRSSGEVQQLAAGRSVDVENHAYAQSYDPVLAPTALAAGTDDAHVPLTGGDIDVLANKSISPATLTAPRRAEPLTVTLGATQATSTLAPAEVRLRDDVDGSPDFWDRFDLVGLGAISLPAGADRVRVDVLGPFGADGVRTWVSGTAATPGTVQLPVSGADLARVQGIRFTFLRADGGFFSRAIPAPGWTASAAFTVRLRDETREDGTAIAIDTPAAPVQNTVVVQSDRLTGEVSEERSRSAVVTLSEGTHRLAVSKLANEGDRTVDVGTAVPWDLRFTNTGTGYLTVTELRDQLPPSLVWTGEAAPVVTTDDDGQMSDDVTVDRDGSDLVLTWPQDGRTLDPGESVTVRLMLELQPGLAESDRATNTMTVTTAQPLDACTPLDPTRPVTGAWAQDPTTCGATDHVSPRGGPNLFTVKGVRGSVPGAATAAGQECAPLVHATGGDYYRTPCIARSQVGGTDDWVLRVVNGGTTSVEDLTVFDPLAAPDDAMIISGASRGSAFRPQLVAESLHVTAPAGATVVTEVTTTAASCRGTWTGLPTSPVCEQNGEQWAAVGPTTPWDSVTGLRVRVDLRTTPAGALLSGQFVDVTFSSTNVLADADADADSLDGVPAGPAADDVVAWNQFGVKYRDLGATGWKTIAPAKMGVEVLTGPLEVRKAVTGPAAAFAPTSFTANVVCTLDGTRLDLGADAELTLDDATGYLARIDGLPVGTECDVTESGAPGDAGEAERTGPVHVVIAAPAAAQDDVPTDQVATLTNTYLYSGLSVTKRLDTAATAGVDGPFSFTLSCTVAVTGETVLFDGAPELRFDVRAGQTFTTPPGTIPARATCGLRETERGGAERVVVVGDGVVETTDGQATVVVGVVPGEVTVTNGFDAGVLEVRKVVDGDGAAQLGAGPFGFSAVCTSRGVTVLDEEFTLRAGESRTFGTYPVGTACTVQETSDGGATRVTTSPADGLVRIDAPASGEAVSTAVVTVTNTFDVTSLDVVKEIAGDPTADGAAGPFVVELACTWRDAELAVPGGAERVLRAPTLRARYTGLPVGASCVLTETETGGAERTTWTVTVDGTGEITGAGVRVSVDGLATTTAPGQAVVRLVNHFAGNPPVDPPVDPPVGPPADPDGPSGELPLTGLELAGALGALVALLVAGVGLVLISRTRRRPGRR; this is encoded by the coding sequence ATGACCACCGTGCCCGCTGCCGCTGCCGACCCCCAGTACCTCGCGCTGACGAAGACCGTCAGCCAGGCCGAGCTGGCGCCGGGTGACTCCTACACCTATCGGGTGCAGGTGACGTGTTCTGAGGCGTCCTGCCTCGATGCCGTGCTGGTCGACACGATGGGCGACCTCGCGGGTCACACGCTCACCGGGGTCACGTTCAAGGCCTCGCAGCCGGCGCTGACCTACGCGGCGACGTGGACGTCGGCGGGTGTCACCAGCGCCACCGCGCCGACGACCATCGCGGCCGACACCCAGCTGCGGGTCGCGTTCACGCAGCCGACGGTCAGCCCGACCGGTACCGGCATCCAGGCCGGCCTGACGTTCACCGTCGACATGACCGTCAAGGTGCCCACCGACCTGGCCCCCGGCACCGACGTGACGCTCGACAACGACGCGACCGTCACCGCGAGCAACTCCGCGCCGGCGGACGACTCGGCGACCGTGCACGTCGTCGTCCCGATCGTGGTCGACGTCGCGACGACGAAGACGTGGTCGCCCGCCTCGCAGGCGTTCGACGAGGGTGGCGCGTCGGCGATCGCGATCTCGACGACGAACGCGTCGAACGCCCGCGTCGACCGTCTGGTGCTGCAGGAGCCCGCGGCCGCACCGGACGGTGCGTCCGCGCTCCCCGCGACCAACCCGTTCCGGCTGGTCGACCTCGACGGTCTCGCGTCGTCCGCCGTGCCCGCGCAGTGCTCCACGGTGCGCGTCGATGCGTACGTGCTCGCCGGTGGCGCGTGGAGGTGGGTCCTGGGTGACCCCGACGACGGTGTCGCGCTGCCCGCGGGCGTCGCGGCGGCCGACGTCGCGGGCGTGCGGATCACGTGCGAGGGCGACCTGCCGGTCGGTGCACGGCTCGCGCTCGACCTGGACGTCACGCAGCGCGCCACCGACCGCGTGTCGGGCACGGACCTGTCGACGGCGACCCACTCCGTCACCAACGTGGTGTCCGGGACCGCCGCGCTCGCGGGCCACGCGCCCGTGACGCGGTCCGCGCAGGCGCCGTATCAGGTGGTCCCGGCGAGGCTCGGCACGCAGATCACCAAGGACTTCTCCCCGCAGCGCGTCTCCGCGGGCCAGTCGAGCACGCTGTCGCTCGTCGCGGCGCAGACGTCCGACGTCGCGGTCGCGGAGCTCCGCGTGGCCGACCTGGGCTTCTTCGGGGTCGACCCGTCGTTCGGCGGGTTCGCCACCGCGCCGCAGTGGCCCACGGGCGCCACGGCCGCGAGCGTCGTGTACCACCTGTCCGACGGGGGGACGCAGGAGGTCGGCCTCGCGCGGGGTGAGGTGCCGGCCGGTCCCAGCACGCCCGGCGCCGTGCACGTGACCGGGTTCGAGGTGGTGTTCACCGGGGTCATCGCCCCGAACGCCGATCCAGCGCGCCTCGAGGTGGCGGTCGGCACCGTGGAGCGCACCACCGGCGCCCCGGCGAGCTTCGACAACACCGCGACGGTCACCGTCACAGCGCCCAACGGCACCACCGCGACCGGCACCGACACCGCGCGCCTCACCGAGCTCCCCGCCTCGATCGGGGTCGACCTCGTCAAGACGGTGCGCCCCGGCACCGCGGTGCGTCCGGGCGACCGCGCGGTCGTCGAGCTCGAGACGGACCTGCGCGTGTCCTCGTCGTACGTCACCGCCGACGAGCTGACCGTGACCGATGCGTGGGACGGCGCGGCCACCGGCTTCTGGAACGCGTTCGACCTCGAGGCGGTCGCGCCCACCCAGGTGCCGTCGGGCGTCGCGGTCGAGGTCCAGGTGCAGACCGCGGTCGGCACGTGGGTCACGGTCGCCACCGAGCCGGCTCGCGGCGCCACCTGGCTGCTCGAGCTCGACGCCGCCGCGCTCACCGGCGCGCTTCCCCCGGGCGTGGACCTGCGGGACGTGACGGGCGTGCGGTTCGCGTTCACCGACGCCGACGGCTTCGAGGAGAACGTCACCGTGGTCCCGTACCTGGTGACCACGGCGCGGGGCACGCTGCGCACCGGGGGCCCGCTCGCCACGGGCCAGACGGCGCTGACCAACGCGGCCGCCGCGCAGGGCTCGGGCGAGACCGACGGCGGCACGCCCGTGACCGGCGGCGCGGATGCGGGGGACGACGGCGTCGTCGAGCCCACACCCCCCGGGGTCGGTGACGTCTCGGTGGACAAGCGGTGGTCGAGCGCGACCGTCGCCGCGCAGTCCGGGCAGCAGCGCTCGACGACCCTGACGTGGCGGAGCCGCACGGGCCTGTCCGCGGTCGCGATCAGCGACCCGGCCGCTCCGGCAGCGGTCGCCGACACGGTGTTCGACGCGTTCGACCTGGTGCGGGTCCGCCCCGTCGCCACCTCGTCGACCCCGTTCAGCAACGGCTGGTACCTGCGGTACGACCGCGTGACGGCCGTCGAGCTGTTCCTGCCGGACGGTGCGGGCGGGTTCGCGTGGGCGACGGTGGCACCACCGGCGGGGGGCTGGACGTCCTCCACCGGGTTCGTCGGGCTCACGCTGAGCGCCCAGCAGCGCGCGGACGCGCGCGGCGTGCGTGTGGTGCTCGAGGAGGACACCGCCGCGCGTGAGGCCGCACGTGAGCTGGGTGCCGCGTTCGACCCGTTCGCCCCGGCCCCCGGGACCGGCGTGGCGGCGGCCTCGACCGACCGTGCATTCGTCCTCGACTGGCAGGTGCGCCAGGTCCGCCGGTCCGCGCAGGAGTGGGTGACCGGCACCACGGACTTCGGCACCGGTGAGCCCGGCGTGGTCCGGAACACCGTCGAGGCGCGCGGGACGCGGCTCGCCGGTGGGCCCGACGCGGTCGGGACCGACCACGACGACATCGTCGTGACCGACGCCGTCCCGCTCGTCGTGATCGCCAAGTCGGTGACCCCGACCACGCCGCTCTACGTGCCGCGGCCGGACACCGTCGACGCGGGCAGCTGGCCGGTGCGGACGTTCACGATCACGGCACGCAACGACTCGGTGGCCAAGGCGTCCTACGTCCGCGTGACGGACCCGGCGTGCTCGGACTTCGACGTCCAGCAGGGCTGCGCGCTCGCGCAGGCCACGGCCGACCCGTTCGCCGCCACGGTCGACTGGCTCGCGCCGGGCAGCGCGCCCAGCATGTTCGACCGGTTCGACCTGACGCGCGTCCAGCTCGCGGCGTCCGTCCCGGCCGAGGTCGACCTGACCCGGTCCGTCGCCTGGCTCCTGCGGTACGACGGCACCGGCTACACGAGCGAGTCCACGACCGCGGCCGCCCTCGTCGCGATGACGCCCGCGCAGCTCGCGGACGTCGTCGGGGTGAGCGTGACGTTCCAGGGCACGGACCCCGCCACGACCGGCGGCACCATCAGCCGGGACGACGTGCTGACCCTCACGCTGACCACGCGCCTGCGCACGCACCTGCGCAGCTCGGGTGAGGTCCAGCAGCTCGCCGCGGGTCGGTCGGTGGACGTCGAGAACCACGCGTACGCGCAGTCGTACGACCCGGTGCTCGCCCCGACGGCGCTGGCCGCCGGCACCGACGACGCGCACGTCCCGCTCACGGGCGGCGACATCGACGTGCTCGCGAACAAGTCCATCAGCCCCGCGACGCTGACGGCGCCGCGCCGTGCCGAGCCCCTCACGGTGACGCTCGGCGCCACGCAGGCGACCAGCACGCTGGCCCCCGCCGAGGTCCGGCTGCGCGACGACGTCGACGGCTCACCCGACTTCTGGGACCGGTTCGACCTGGTGGGGCTGGGCGCGATCAGCCTGCCCGCCGGGGCCGACCGCGTCCGCGTCGACGTGCTCGGACCGTTCGGCGCGGACGGCGTGCGCACCTGGGTCAGCGGCACCGCCGCCACGCCCGGGACCGTGCAGCTGCCCGTGTCCGGGGCCGACCTCGCACGCGTGCAGGGGATCCGCTTCACGTTCCTGCGCGCCGACGGCGGGTTCTTCTCCCGCGCGATCCCGGCACCGGGCTGGACGGCGAGCGCCGCGTTCACGGTGCGGTTGAGGGACGAGACGCGCGAGGACGGCACGGCCATCGCGATCGACACGCCCGCGGCGCCCGTGCAGAACACGGTCGTCGTGCAGAGCGACCGGCTCACGGGCGAGGTGTCCGAGGAGCGGTCGAGGTCCGCGGTCGTCACGCTCTCCGAGGGGACGCACCGGCTGGCGGTGTCCAAGCTCGCGAACGAGGGTGACCGGACGGTCGACGTGGGCACCGCCGTGCCCTGGGACCTGCGGTTCACCAACACCGGCACGGGCTACCTCACGGTCACCGAGCTGCGCGACCAGCTGCCGCCGTCGCTCGTCTGGACCGGGGAGGCGGCACCCGTGGTGACCACCGACGACGACGGGCAGATGTCCGACGACGTGACGGTCGACCGCGACGGCTCCGACCTGGTGCTGACCTGGCCGCAGGACGGCCGCACGCTCGATCCCGGCGAGTCCGTCACGGTGCGGCTCATGCTCGAGCTGCAGCCGGGCCTCGCCGAGTCCGACCGCGCCACCAACACCATGACGGTCACGACGGCGCAGCCGCTCGACGCGTGCACACCGCTCGACCCGACCCGGCCGGTCACGGGTGCGTGGGCGCAGGACCCGACGACCTGCGGCGCGACGGACCACGTCTCGCCGCGTGGCGGCCCGAACCTGTTCACGGTCAAGGGTGTGCGCGGGTCCGTCCCGGGCGCAGCGACCGCGGCGGGCCAGGAGTGCGCGCCGCTCGTGCACGCGACCGGCGGTGACTACTACCGGACCCCGTGCATCGCGCGCTCGCAGGTGGGCGGCACGGACGACTGGGTGCTGCGCGTGGTCAACGGCGGCACCACGAGCGTCGAGGACCTCACGGTGTTCGACCCGCTGGCCGCGCCCGACGACGCGATGATCATCTCCGGCGCGTCCCGCGGCTCGGCGTTCCGGCCGCAGCTGGTCGCGGAGTCGCTGCACGTGACCGCGCCCGCGGGCGCGACCGTGGTGACCGAGGTGACCACGACCGCCGCGTCCTGCCGGGGCACCTGGACGGGCCTGCCGACGAGCCCGGTGTGCGAGCAGAACGGCGAGCAGTGGGCGGCCGTAGGCCCGACCACGCCGTGGGACTCGGTCACCGGCCTGCGCGTGCGCGTCGACCTGCGGACCACACCGGCCGGGGCGCTCCTGTCCGGTCAGTTCGTCGACGTCACGTTCTCCTCCACGAACGTGCTCGCGGACGCGGACGCGGACGCGGACTCGCTCGACGGCGTGCCGGCCGGCCCGGCCGCCGACGACGTGGTCGCCTGGAACCAGTTCGGCGTGAAGTACCGCGACCTCGGTGCCACGGGCTGGAAGACCATCGCGCCCGCCAAGATGGGCGTCGAGGTGCTCACCGGGCCGCTCGAGGTGCGCAAGGCCGTCACCGGCCCGGCCGCCGCGTTCGCGCCGACGTCCTTCACCGCGAACGTGGTCTGCACGCTCGACGGCACCCGGCTGGACCTGGGCGCGGACGCGGAGCTCACGCTCGACGACGCGACCGGCTACCTGGCCCGCATCGACGGGCTCCCGGTCGGCACGGAGTGCGACGTCACCGAGTCCGGTGCGCCGGGCGACGCGGGAGAGGCCGAGCGGACCGGACCGGTGCACGTCGTGATCGCCGCACCCGCGGCGGCCCAGGACGACGTCCCGACCGACCAGGTGGCGACCCTGACCAACACCTACCTCTACAGCGGCTTGTCCGTGACGAAGCGGCTCGACACGGCCGCGACGGCCGGCGTGGACGGCCCGTTCTCGTTCACGCTGTCCTGCACGGTCGCGGTCACCGGCGAGACGGTGCTGTTCGACGGCGCTCCCGAGCTGCGGTTCGACGTGCGGGCCGGCCAGACCTTCACGACGCCCCCGGGCACCATCCCCGCCCGGGCGACGTGCGGCCTGCGGGAGACCGAGCGGGGCGGCGCCGAGCGCGTCGTCGTCGTGGGCGACGGGGTCGTGGAGACCACCGACGGCCAGGCGACCGTCGTCGTCGGCGTGGTGCCCGGCGAGGTCACGGTGACCAACGGGTTCGACGCGGGCGTCCTCGAGGTCCGCAAGGTCGTCGACGGCGACGGGGCGGCCCAGCTGGGTGCCGGACCGTTCGGGTTCTCGGCCGTGTGCACGTCCCGGGGCGTCACGGTGCTCGACGAGGAGTTCACGCTCCGCGCAGGCGAGTCCCGCACGTTCGGCACCTACCCCGTGGGCACCGCGTGCACCGTGCAGGAGACGTCCGACGGCGGTGCGACGCGCGTGACGACGAGCCCCGCGGACGGCCTGGTGCGCATCGACGCCCCGGCGTCCGGAGAGGCCGTGTCCACCGCGGTGGTGACCGTGACCAACACGTTCGACGTCACGTCGCTCGACGTCGTCAAGGAGATCGCGGGCGACCCGACCGCGGACGGTGCGGCCGGGCCGTTCGTCGTCGAGCTCGCGTGCACGTGGCGCGACGCCGAGCTCGCCGTCCCGGGCGGTGCCGAGCGCGTGCTGCGGGCCCCGACGCTGCGTGCGCGCTACACCGGGCTCCCCGTGGGCGCGTCGTGCGTGCTCACGGAGACCGAGACCGGCGGCGCCGAGCGCACCACCTGGACGGTGACCGTGGACGGCACCGGCGAGATCACGGGCGCGGGGGTGCGCGTCTCGGTGGACGGCCTCGCGACGACGACGGCCCCGGGGCAGGCCGTGGTGCGGCTCGTCAACCACTTCGCCGGCAATCCGCCCGTGGACCCGCCGGTGGACCCGCCCGTCGGCCCGCCGGCCGATCCCGACGGCCCCTCCGGTGAGCTCCCCCTCACCGGTCTGGAGCTGGCCGGCGCGCTGGGCGCCCTGGTGGCGCTGCTCGTGGCCGGCGTCGGGCTGGTGCTGATCTCCCGCACGCGCCGGCGGCCCGGCCGCCGCTGA
- a CDS encoding YihY/virulence factor BrkB family protein — MTDESSVAKAGAPAPDDARKPESPTHLTRRSWRYVLRSTVREFSEDQCTDLAAALTYYAVLALAPAAIAVLSVFGLVSDPRSMVEDVLGVVEDVGPDSAVDSVRPVLERLTEAPAAGLAFVVGLALALWSASGFVAAFGRGMNRIYEVDEGRPVWKLRPALLLVTLVLVLIAVLVAAMLVLSGPVAQSVGDTLGLSGVVVTVWQVVKWPLVLALVVVAVAVLYHWTPNVRQPRFRWISVGAAVAIVVWALASAGFALYVSAFGSYDTTYGSLAGVVVLLLWLWLSNLALLFGAELDAELERGRELQGGIAAEETLQLPPRDTRASDKRRAKHDEAVRRGRELRTQAAPPDDERGGS, encoded by the coding sequence GTGACCGACGAGTCCAGCGTCGCCAAGGCGGGCGCGCCCGCGCCCGACGACGCACGCAAGCCCGAGTCACCCACGCACCTGACGCGCCGCTCCTGGCGGTACGTGCTGAGGTCCACCGTGCGCGAGTTCAGCGAGGACCAGTGCACGGACCTGGCCGCCGCGCTGACCTACTACGCGGTGCTCGCGCTCGCGCCCGCCGCGATCGCGGTGCTCTCGGTGTTCGGCCTGGTCTCCGACCCGCGCTCCATGGTCGAGGACGTGCTGGGCGTGGTCGAGGACGTCGGCCCGGACTCCGCGGTGGACAGCGTGCGCCCCGTGCTCGAGCGCCTCACCGAGGCGCCCGCCGCGGGGCTCGCGTTCGTCGTCGGCCTCGCGCTCGCGCTGTGGTCGGCGTCGGGGTTCGTGGCCGCGTTCGGACGCGGCATGAACCGCATCTACGAGGTCGACGAGGGCCGCCCCGTGTGGAAGCTGCGGCCCGCGCTGCTGCTGGTCACGCTCGTGCTGGTGCTGATCGCGGTGCTGGTCGCGGCCATGCTGGTGCTGTCCGGGCCGGTCGCGCAGTCCGTCGGCGACACGCTCGGGCTGAGCGGCGTGGTGGTCACGGTGTGGCAGGTGGTGAAGTGGCCGCTGGTGCTGGCGCTCGTGGTCGTGGCGGTCGCGGTGCTGTACCACTGGACGCCCAACGTGCGGCAGCCGCGGTTCCGCTGGATCAGCGTCGGCGCGGCGGTCGCGATCGTCGTGTGGGCGCTGGCCTCCGCCGGGTTCGCGCTGTACGTGAGCGCGTTCGGCAGCTACGACACGACGTACGGCTCGCTCGCCGGCGTGGTCGTGCTGCTGCTGTGGCTGTGGCTGAGCAACCTGGCGCTGCTGTTCGGTGCCGAGCTGGACGCCGAGCTCGAGCGCGGACGTGAGCTCCAGGGCGGCATCGCCGCCGAGGAGACGCTCCAGCTGCCGCCGCGGGACACGCGCGCGAGCGACAAGCGCCGCGCCAAGCACGACGAGGCCGTGCGGCGCGGCCGCGAGCTGCGCACGCAGGCCGCACCGCCCGACGACGAGCGCGGGGGCTCGTGA
- a CDS encoding SDR family oxidoreductase, producing MVDDPAWSDDAPVLVTGGTGMLGRRVVAELRRRGYAVRVLSRHPATDDAPGVERVVGDLTTGAGLTAAVDGVRTVVHCASEPNRPAHDVEAAGRLLAAARGAGTAHLIDISIVGVDAVPYGYYRAKRDVEELVETGGVPWTILRTTQFHQFVAQLLDRLGAGPVALVPRGLRVQPIDVGEVATRLVDLVEAGPSGRVEDMGGPQMLAVAEAVRILAAARGRRSLTLAVPIPGRTMRAFRAGRHLTPDRAVGRRTFAEAVADAP from the coding sequence ATGGTGGACGATCCCGCATGGTCCGACGACGCTCCGGTGCTGGTCACGGGCGGGACCGGGATGCTGGGGCGGCGGGTGGTCGCGGAGCTGCGGCGGCGCGGGTACGCGGTGCGGGTGCTCAGCCGGCACCCGGCGACGGATGACGCTCCGGGCGTCGAGCGCGTGGTCGGCGACCTCACCACGGGCGCGGGGCTGACCGCCGCGGTGGACGGCGTGCGGACGGTGGTGCACTGCGCGAGCGAGCCGAACCGGCCCGCGCACGACGTCGAGGCGGCGGGCCGGCTGCTGGCCGCGGCACGGGGGGCGGGCACGGCGCACCTGATCGACATCTCGATCGTCGGCGTGGACGCCGTCCCGTACGGCTACTACAGGGCCAAGCGGGACGTCGAGGAGCTGGTGGAGACCGGCGGCGTGCCGTGGACGATCCTGCGGACCACGCAGTTCCACCAGTTCGTCGCGCAGCTGCTGGACCGGCTGGGCGCGGGACCGGTCGCACTGGTGCCGCGCGGGCTGCGCGTGCAGCCGATCGACGTCGGCGAGGTGGCGACGCGCCTGGTCGACCTGGTGGAGGCAGGGCCGTCGGGGCGCGTCGAGGACATGGGCGGACCCCAGATGCTGGCGGTCGCGGAGGCGGTGCGGATCCTCGCGGCGGCGCGTGGCCGACGCTCGCTGACGCTCGCGGTGCCCATCCCGGGGCGCACGATGCGTGCGTTCCGGGCGGGCCGGCACCTGACGCCGGACCGTGCGGTGGGCAGGCGCACGTTCGCGGAGGCCGTCGCCGACGCGCCGTGA
- the arr gene encoding NAD(+)--rifampin ADP-ribosyltransferase, with the protein MPVTYATCADVVGPFFHGTRNALPAGTELVPGHGSNYQDGRVSRNIYFSALVETAAWGAELAAALRYGEGRGYVYVVEPLGPFEDDPNVTDKRFPGNPTQSYRTRHPLRIVAELEEWEGHAPDVLQGMLDSLARLRAQGLDVIED; encoded by the coding sequence ATCCCGGTCACGTACGCGACCTGCGCGGACGTCGTCGGACCGTTCTTCCACGGCACCCGCAACGCGCTGCCCGCCGGGACCGAGCTGGTCCCCGGCCACGGCTCGAACTACCAGGACGGGCGCGTCTCGCGGAACATCTACTTCAGCGCGCTCGTCGAGACCGCGGCGTGGGGCGCCGAGCTCGCGGCCGCGCTGCGCTACGGCGAGGGTCGCGGCTACGTCTACGTCGTCGAGCCCCTGGGCCCGTTCGAGGACGACCCGAACGTCACCGACAAGCGCTTCCCCGGCAACCCCACGCAGTCCTACCGGACGCGGCACCCGCTGCGGATCGTCGCGGAGCTCGAGGAGTGGGAGGGCCACGCGCCCGACGTGCTGCAGGGCATGCTCGACAGCCTCGCGCGGCTGCGTGCGCAGGGCCTGGACGTCATCGAGGACTGA
- a CDS encoding polysaccharide deacetylase family protein, with translation MTATPPRLVEHTGVPGPTLALTFDDGPHPDSTPALLDVLARHGVRAVFCLWGEHVRQHPEVVRRTVADGHVLGNHSLHHDDLSTWDDERVEADLRATAAAIDAAVPGVAVPWFRAPFGAWGGTPQVAARLGMRPLAWSLAVADWDPPPAADELLERLERGVTPGGVVLLHDGGGDRSATVEAVDRLIPRLLAAGWTFTVPA, from the coding sequence ATGACCGCCACGCCGCCGCGCCTCGTCGAGCACACCGGGGTCCCGGGCCCCACGCTGGCGCTGACGTTCGACGACGGACCGCACCCGGACAGCACGCCCGCGCTGCTCGACGTGCTGGCGCGGCACGGCGTGCGCGCGGTGTTCTGCCTGTGGGGTGAGCACGTGCGGCAGCACCCGGAGGTGGTGCGCCGGACGGTCGCGGACGGTCACGTGCTGGGCAACCACTCGCTGCACCACGACGACCTGAGCACCTGGGACGACGAACGCGTCGAGGCGGACCTGCGCGCGACGGCGGCCGCGATCGACGCAGCGGTCCCGGGCGTGGCGGTCCCGTGGTTCCGGGCGCCGTTCGGCGCATGGGGCGGGACGCCGCAGGTCGCGGCCCGGCTGGGGATGCGGCCGCTCGCGTGGAGCCTCGCGGTGGCGGACTGGGACCCGCCGCCCGCGGCCGACGAGCTGCTCGAGCGCCTCGAGCGGGGCGTCACGCCGGGCGGCGTGGTGCTGCTGCACGACGGCGGCGGGGACCGCAGCGCGACGGTCGAGGCGGTCGACCGGCTGATCCCGCGGCTGCTCGCGGCCGGCTGGACGTTCACCGTCCCGGCCTGA